In Pyrus communis chromosome 8, drPyrComm1.1, whole genome shotgun sequence, one genomic interval encodes:
- the LOC137743840 gene encoding uncharacterized protein, protein MESARIARCSYRSLTVVIALSENSKYVDICNEICLRFKELKVGSFELTYSLPEHPNCLLQSDMDVSIMLLCLKVLKSNFIDILVKDLLSSNNEDDDQNQEESHHATSNNAVSNRTAPLSCTLESHSAIDENELLRVEGDNRFLSQDWKEYISHVGQRFKGGVTEFRNKLIKYAAQMRFRLVYAKNDKERITAECFKKNSDGCKWRVHASLCGGNGFFYIRSLNNVHTCTSDYEKQKTRSMGSKVISSVLVDQIREKPMIKPTDIVKDFKQKYGLDISYHGARRGKELAKSEVHGDETLSYNQLLWYKDTLMSTNQGSHCVLECDLQTSRFQRLFICYGACIEGFQWCRPLLFMDATSFKSKYKGQLIGATGKDGNQGFFPFAFAIVASESKENWSWFFENLAKVLTPQEPGI, encoded by the exons ATGGAGAGTGCTAGAATAGCAAGGTGTAGCTATCGTTCATTAACGGTTGTCATTGCATTGTCTGAAAATAGTAAATATGTGGATATTTGTAATGAGATATGTTTAAGGTTTAAGGAACTGAAAGTGGGAAGCTTTGAGCTGACGTATTCTCTTCCTGAGCACCCTAATTGTTTGCTGCAATCCGATATGGACGTGAGTATTATGTTGCTATGTTTAAAAGTGTTGAAGAgtaattttattgatatattgGTGAAGGACCTTCTGAGTTCAAATAATGAGGATGATGATCAAAATCAAGAAGAGTCCCATCATGCAACTTCTAACAATGCAGTGTCTAATCGTACAGCGCCATTGTCGTGCACCTTAGAAAGTCATAGTGCCATTGATGAAAATGAACTTTTGAGAGTGGAAGGGGACAATAGATTTTTGTCTCAGGATTGGAAGGAATATATTAGTCATGTCGGTCAGAGGTTTAAGGGGGGTGTAACTGAATTTCGTAACAAGTTAATCAAGTATGCTGCTCAGATGAGATTTCGTCTTGTTTATGCAAAGAATGATAAAGAACGTATCACTGCTGAATGTTTTAAGAAGAATTCAGATGGATGTAAATGGCGTGTACATGCTTCGCTATGTGGAGGGAATGGTTTTTTCTACATAAGGAGTTTGAATAATGTTCACACGTGCACTAGTGATTATGAAAAGCAGAAAACGAGAAGCATGGGTTCAAAGGTTATATCTTCTGTCCTGGTGGATCAAATCCGTGAGAAACCAATGATTAAACCAACAGATATTGTGAAGGATTTTAAGCAAAAGTATGGTCTTGATATCTCTTACCATGGTGCACGGCGAGGGAAGGAATTGGCTAAGAGCGAGGTTCATGGTGATGAAACCTTATCTTACAATCAATTACTTTGGTACAAAGATACTTTAATGTCAACCAATCAGGGGTCACATTGTGTCTTGGAGTGTGATCTGCAGACTTCTCGCTTTCAGAGATTGTTTATTTGCTATGGTGCTTGCATTGAGGGATTTCAATGGTGCAGACCTTTGTTGTTCATGGATGCAACTTCTTTTAAAAGTAAGTATAAGGGGCAGCTAATTGGTGCTACCGGGAAGGATGGAAATCAAG GATTTTTCCCGTTTGCTTTTGCTATCGTGGCCTCAGAAAGCAAGGAAAACTGGAGCTGGTTCTTTGAAAATTTAGCTAAAGTTTTGACACCACAAG AACCTGGCATCTAG
- the LOC137743020 gene encoding uncharacterized protein: MKNLRDEGGAPMKTFLENFPKENWSCAYFKGNRYGDMYSTVSELFQSWTLELSVLPICQMVDGIRIKLMGMMSERSCEAEQCSSILCPEMEKTLNEMLIVGRHWNAIRSCGSVFEVLAEGSFTVDLDNRFCSCHEWQMKGFPCAHALVAVRKNSGYVYNYIDDYFTVSHYRSSYASNILPLPDIKDAVHEGSEDTVVLPPLTRQPKKNKRKSVEKVPRPIKCGRCGAVGGHNKKTCTAII; the protein is encoded by the coding sequence ATGAAAAATTTAAGAGACGAGGGTGGTGCTCCTATGAAGACCTTTCTGGAAAATTTCCCAAAGGAGAATTGGTCATGTGCCTACTTTAAGGGTAATCGATACGGTGACATGTACAGCACTGTTTCTGAATTATTTCAATCTTGGACGTTGGAGCTATCTGTCTTGCCTATATGTCAAATGGTTGACGGAATCAGGATTAAACTCATGGGAATGATGTCTGAAAGGAGTTGTGAAGCGGAGCAATGTAGTTCTATTCTGTGTCCCGAGATGGAGAAAACCTTGAACGAAATGCTGATAGTTGGTCGCCATTGGAATGCCATCCGTTCTTGTGGTTCTGTTTTCGAGGTGCTTGCTGAAGGTTCTTTTACGGTTGATTTGGATAATCGTTTCTGCTCCTGTCATGAGTGGCAAATGAAGGGCTTTCCCTGTGCTCATGCACTTGTTGCCGTTCGAAAAAATTCTGGTTACGTGTACAACTACATTGATGATTACTTCACGGTGAGCCACTACAGAAGTTCGTACGCGAGTAATATTTTGCCGCTGCCGGACATTAAGGACGCCGTTCATGAGGGATCGGAAGATACGGTCGTCCTACCTCCGCTAACTCGGCAGCCaaagaagaataaaagaaaatctGTTGAAAAAGTTCCGAGGCCGATCAAATGTGGTCGATGTGGTGCAGTTGGAGGGCATAATAAGAAGACATGTACTgcaattatttga
- the LOC137743582 gene encoding uncharacterized protein, with product MEGVRIARCSYRAVTILIALSEHTKYGDIDKEICSRFKELKAGCFELTYSLPEHPSCLLQSDMDVTLMLMCLSMLKISLVDLLVKDVVISNNEDSDLTASNQAASNHEASNRAATNHVASSSCMVENCAIDENEHLDNSGLHEGNKYLSQGWKEYISHEGQKFMGGVDEFRSKLRKYAVGMGFSFVYLSNDKVRVIAECSKKSSDGCKWRVCASLCRANGFFYIKTLNNVHSCTGNVHEQNSAMITSKMISSLLVDQIREKPSIKPIDIVKDVKQNYGLDISYYNAWQAKQMAKSEVHGDESLSYSHLARYRDALISTNSGSYCVVECDPNTSRFRRLFVCYGACVEGFRWCRPLLFIDETNLKSKYKGQLIGATGKNGNQGSFPFAFAIVDKENEENWRWFFENLAKVLTPQGRTVTFVIDHNKVVIEAISNRFPTFHLAFCLKNLKENLVSKYHCGYGKFFRDGICDLFMKCAYAPTEASFELSMRNLKDEGGAPAKTFLETFPEENWSYAYFKGNRYGEMHKNVYESFHSWISELYMMPICQKLEGIRIKHMVMMSERCREAEQWRSILCPEMEKTLKDMSMVGRHWNVSSSGDSVFEVHADVSVVVDLDNHFCSCHEWQLKGFPCAHALVAVQQSSGCVYDYIDDYFKVSHYRSSYASPICPVTDIKDAVYEGSEDVILPPGNGKGRPRTKKMKTSGEGPRAITCGQCGVVGRHNRKTCPENS from the exons ATGGAGGGTGTTAGAATAGCAAGGTGTAGTTATCGTGCTGTAACTATCCTGATTGCGTTGTCTGAGCATACTAAATATGGGGATATTGATAAGGAGATATGTTCAAGGTTTAAGGAACTTAAGGCGGGGTGTTTTGAGCTGACATATTCTCTTCCCGAGCATCCTTCTTGTTTGCTGCAATCAGATATGGATGTCACTTTGATGCTGATGTGTTTATCGATGTTGAAGATTAGTCTTGTTGATTTACTGGTGAAGGATGTTGTGATTTCAAATAATGAAGATAGTGATCTTACGGCATCTAATCAAGCAGCATCTAATCACGAAGCTTCTAATCGTGCAGCTACTAATCATGTAGCGTCTTCTTCATGCATGGTAGAAAATTGTGCTATTGACGAGAATGAACATTTGGATAACTCCGGGTTGCATGAAGGCAATAAATATCTGTCTCAGGGTTGGAAAGAGTATATTAGTCATGAAGGCCAGAAGTTTATGGGTGGTGTAGACGAATTTCGTAGCAAGTTGCGTAAATATGCAGTTGGGATGGGATTTAGTTTTGTTTATCTAAGCAATGATAAGGTGCGGGTTATTGCTGAATGTTCTAAGAAGAGTTCAGATGGATGTAAGTGGCGTGTTTGTGCTTCACTATGTCGAGCTAATGGTTTTTTCTACATAAAGACTTTAAATAATGTGCACTCGTGCACGGGCAATGTCCATGAGCAGAATAGTGCGATGATAACTTCAAAGATGATATCTTCTCTTTTAGTCGATCAAATCCGTGAGAAACCGTCAATTAAGCCTATAGATATTGTCAAGGATGTTAAGCAGAACTATGGCCTTGATATTTCTTACTATAATGCATGGCAAGCGAAACAAATGGCTAAGAGTGAGGTTCATGGTGATGAATCATTGTCTTATAGTCATTTAGCTAGGTATCGTGATGCTTTAATATCAACCAATTCTGGGTCATACTGTGTTGTAGAGTGTGATCCAAACACTTCGCGCTTTCGGAGGCTTTTTGTTTGTTATGGTGCCTGCGTTGAGGGCTTTCGGTGGTGCAGGCCTTTGTTGTTCATAGATGAAACTAATCTGAAAAGCAAGTACAAAGGGCAGCTAATTGGTGCAACAGGAAAGAATGGAAACCAAG GATCTTTCCCCTTTGCTTTTGCTATCGTGGACAAAGAGAACGAGGAAAACTGGAGATGGTTCTTTGAAAATTTAGCTAAAGTTTTGACTCCGCAAGGTAGGACCGTTACATTTGTAATTGATCACAACAAAGTGGTGATTGAAGCTATTTCAAACAGATTCCCAACATTCCATCTTGCATTTTGTTTGAAGAATTTGAAAGAGAACCTTGTATCTAAATATCACTGTGGCTATGGTAAATTTTTCCGGGATGGAATTTGTGATCTTTTTATGAAATGCGCTTATGCTCCAACGGAAGCTTCTTTTGAGCTAAGCATGAGAAATTTAAAGGACGAAGGTGGTGCTCCGGCTAAGACTTTTTTAGAAACTTTTCCTGAAGAAAATTGGTCATATGCTTATTTTAAGGGCAATCGATATGGTGAAATGCATAAGAATGTTTATGAATCATTTCATTCTTGGATTTCGGAGCTTTATATGATGCCCATCTGTCAAAAGCTTGAGGGAATCAGGATTAAACACATGGTAATGATGTCTGAAAGGTGTCGTGAAGCAGAACAATGGCGCTCTATTCTCTGTCCTGAAATGGAGAAAACCTTGAAAGACATGTCGATGGTTGGTCGGCATTGGAATGTTAGCAGTTCTGGTGATTCTGTTTTTGAGGTTCATGCTGATGTTTCTGTTGTGGTTGATTTGGATAATCATTTTTGCTCCTGTCATGAGTGGCAACTAAAGGGCTTTCCCTGTGCTCACGCGCTTGTTGCTGTTCAACAAAGTTCTGGTTGCGTGTATGACTACATTGATGATTACTTCAAGGTGAGCCACTATAGAAGTTCATATGCAAGTCCTATCTGTCCCGTAACTGACATTAAGGATGCGGTGTATGAGGGTTCCGAAGATGTTATCCTACCTCCGGGTAATGGGAAGGGTAGACCGAGGACTAAAAAGATGAAAACTTCTGGTGAAGGTCCCA